The Nitrospirota bacterium nucleotide sequence GGAAATATGTTTGCTTGCAGAAAAGTATGACGCACTTGTTATGGTTGATGACTCACATGCAACAGGGTTTTTAGGCCCAACCGGAAGGGGTTCAATAGAATACGCCGGTGTAATGGGAAAGGTTGACATTCTTACAAGCACGCTCGGCAAGGCACTTGGCGGTGCATCAGGAGGATTCACAAGCAGTCACAGTGAAATTATATCCATGCTAAGACAAAAATCACGGCCGTATCTTTTTTCAAACTCCATACCCCCTGTAATAGTTTCAACAGCAATCACAATACTCAAGCTCATTGAAGAGAGTGCAGGACTCAGAGAAAAACTTATGGAAAACACAACATTCTTCAGAAAAGAAATGGCCGCTATGGGCTATAAGATAAAAGAGGGTATACATCCGATAATACCTGTTATGCTCGGAGAGGCACAGTTAGCTGTAGAAATGTCAAAGCGTTTACTAACAGAGGGTGTTTACGTCGTAGGGTTCAGTTATCCTGTTGTCCCAAAGGGGCAGGCACGCATAAGAATACAGATTTCAGCCGCCCATGCTATGATGGACTTAGATTCGGCGCTAAATAAGTTTAAAAAGGTAGGAAAAAGTATAGGCATTATTTAGGCATCTTAATAAATATCGAAAAGGAGACAAAATGGAGAGTACATTAGGTTATTTAAAAGCATCCGATTATTTAAGGGAACTTGAG carries:
- the kbl gene encoding glycine C-acetyltransferase → MYTNLKTHLQTELQNIHEAGLFKEERLLSSAQGVYINVNGKQVINMCANNYLGLSNHPEIIAAAKAGLEKWGYGLSSVRFICGTQDIHKELEKRLSAFLNMEDTILYTSCFDANTGLFEALFDERDSILSDELNHASIIDGIRLCKTNRLRFKHKDMNDLEEKLKECVNARFRIVATDGVFSMDGEIAPLKEICLLAEKYDALVMVDDSHATGFLGPTGRGSIEYAGVMGKVDILTSTLGKALGGASGGFTSSHSEIISMLRQKSRPYLFSNSIPPVIVSTAITILKLIEESAGLREKLMENTTFFRKEMAAMGYKIKEGIHPIIPVMLGEAQLAVEMSKRLLTEGVYVVGFSYPVVPKGQARIRIQISAAHAMMDLDSALNKFKKVGKSIGII